The sequence GTCGCCTGTGTAGCAATTTTGGTGTTGGGGCTGAAGGCGTCACGGACTCCCAGAATTGCTGAACTGCTTTTCCTCATTGTGGCGTGCTTTCTTCTGGTGAATAAGGTGTGGAGCCCCCAGTACTCGCTGTGGCTCGTCGTTCCTGCAGTGCTAGCAATCCCGCACTGGCGTTTGCTGCTGAGCTGGATGACTGTCGATATGCTCGTCTGGCCGATCTTGATGTGGCACATGTTAGGCGTGGATAATAAGGGCTTGCCAGGAGAGGTTCTCAATATCGTGGTGGTGGTGCGCGACGGTTTTATCGTGGCGATGATCGTTGTTGTCATCCTCCAAATGTTTAACCGTTGTACTGATAAAGTCGCAGTCGCGCATGGTGGCCACGACCCGCTGCTAACCACACCTAATGTGTGGGGAAAAGAGGAACTGGAATGCTCAACCTCACCACAATCCTCGGAATCATCTCAATCTTCATCTCCTTCGCACTCTTCGGTGCCACCTTCTACTCAGTAATGAAGAAAAAGCCGTGGCAAGTCCCGGTGATCCTTGGCATCTTAGCTTTCCTCTTCATGACAGTGATTCCGGTCGGTCTGGCCGTACTCGTTGCCGTTCCAGAAGGGGCCACCGGATAGTGTGAGCACACCGAAGCCAAAACCAAGCTCGGGGCAATTTTTTCGTGCTTGACCCATGGGGTACGCTGGGGAGGTTGCTTGACGCAACGAACCCTCCTGCTATCGCCACAAGAGGTGATGGCCGAAACCAATACAAGACCATAGGAGGTGATGAGGTCCGTGCGTCACTATGAAGTCATGATCATTCTTGATCCGCAACAAGATGAGCGCACTGTCGCCCCGTCCCTAGATAAGTATCTAGAGCGCGTCCGCAAGGATAATGGCACAGTGGAAAACGTTGATGTGTGGGGTAAGCGTCGTCTTGCCTACCCGATCAACAAGAAGGAAGAAGGAATCTACGTTGTTGTTAACCTCGAGTGCGAGGCCGACACCGTTTCCGAGTTTGACCGCGTTGTTAACCTAAGCGACAACGTCATGCGTACCAAGGTTCTGCGAACCGACAAGTAAGAGCGAAATCTGGTACACAAGCCAGTAAGAAAGCTCATCTGAACACGGAACACTTGTAAGGAAGGCAAAGAACATGGCACAGGGAGATACCCCCATCACACTTGTCGGCAACCTAACCGCCGACCCGGAGCTGCGCTTCACCCCATCGGGTGCAGCCGTAGCAAACTTCACCGTCGCATCCACCCCGCGTCAGTACAATCGCGACTCGGGCCAGTGGGAAGACGGCGAAGCCATGTTCCTGGACTGCAGCGTGTGGCGCCAAGCCGCGGAAAATGTCGCTGAATCCATGTCCAAGGGCATGCGCGTGATTGTCACCGGGCGTCTCCGCCAGCGTTCTTTTACCAACCGCGATGGCGAAAAGCGCACCGTCTTTGAAGTCGATGTCGATGAAGTTGGCCCATCCCTTCGTTGGGCTTCCGCAACCGTAAACCGCAACCCACGTGAGGGTGGCTCTGGCGGGAACTGGGGCGGAGGCA comes from Corynebacterium cystitidis and encodes:
- the rpsF gene encoding 30S ribosomal protein S6, producing MRSVRHYEVMIILDPQQDERTVAPSLDKYLERVRKDNGTVENVDVWGKRRLAYPINKKEEGIYVVVNLECEADTVSEFDRVVNLSDNVMRTKVLRTDK
- a CDS encoding single-stranded DNA-binding protein, translating into MAQGDTPITLVGNLTADPELRFTPSGAAVANFTVASTPRQYNRDSGQWEDGEAMFLDCSVWRQAAENVAESMSKGMRVIVTGRLRQRSFTNRDGEKRTVFEVDVDEVGPSLRWASATVNRNPREGGSGGNWGGGNRGGGQQQSQGGFGGQQPGQNNQGGFGQQAPQHGSQQSQQSGGQQSGGQQVQQPANDPWNSAPPAGGFGGGMDDEPPF